In Papaver somniferum cultivar HN1 chromosome 1, ASM357369v1, whole genome shotgun sequence, a genomic segment contains:
- the LOC113362818 gene encoding leucoanthocyanidin dioxygenase-like, producing MDTKGVLSSPPQSQSTAQLKYVQELATSGEQPPPKYFHKDVNVQGKQVTTDDLSSVPIIDISRLTSNASIEEKEEEMAKLKSALDYRLSGSRACIPQNLLDDIYNISKNFFDLPVEEKQRYASSKDDEIFDLQGFGSDSIGANIDGQVLDWSDRLYLLNEPVDERKLRYWPGDDSPLHFRRTLEEYSVQTRSESEIILKAMAKSLGLEENDFLNQLGDRQYVYTRFNFYPPCSRLDLVYGLKAHTDG from the exons ATGGATACGAAGGGAGTCCTATCATCACCACCGCAGTCACAGAGTACTGCACAGTTGAAGTATGTCCAAGAACTAGCAACTAGTGGAGAACAACCGCCACCAAAATATTTCCATAAAGATGTTAACGTTCAAGGGAAGCAGGTAACTACAGATGATTTGTCATCAGTTCCGATAATTGATATTAGTCGTTTAACGTCTAACGCATCCatcgaagagaaagaagaagagatggcgAAGTTAAAATCTGCTTTGGATTATAGACTTTCAGGCAGTAGGGCATGTATTCCACAAAATTTACTGGATGATATTTATAATATTTCCAAGAATTTCTTTGATCTTCCTGTTGAAGAAAAGCAAAGGTACGCGTCATCTAAAGACGATGAAATATTTGACTTACAGGGATTTGGGAGTGATTCCATTGGAGCAAATATTGATGGTCAGGTTCTCGATTGGTCAGATCGTCTATACCTGTTAAACGAACCAGTAGATGAGCGAAAGCTTCGCTACTGGCCTGGTGATGATTCTCCATTGCATTTCAG GAGAACTTTGGAGGAGTATAGCGTCCAGACGAGATCAGAATCGGAGATCATTTTAAAGGCAATGGCCAAATCACTAGGATTAGAAGAGAATGACTTCCTCAACCAGCTGGGTGATCGACAGTACGTGTACACAAGGTTTAATTTCTATCCTCCTTGCTCTAGACTAGATCTTGTTTACGGCTTAAAAGCTCATACAGATGGATGA